In the genome of Fundulus heteroclitus isolate FHET01 unplaced genomic scaffold, MU-UCD_Fhet_4.1 scaffold_978, whole genome shotgun sequence, one region contains:
- the LOC118562569 gene encoding uncharacterized protein LOC118562569, translating to MDSTKKVTKKLAGAAANTAGWCTNVGNEHGQVLVSVLTAAEGHGLWPMAAGLMRRYREAGVAPPAIMYVDRDCCSPHGQSQVRAMFAEWRELQVRLDIWHFMRRFAAGVTTEAHQLYGVFMARLSRCIFQLMLLLLGWPSRGSFWPRELVQSLRRPWSMRWTVRRGGTLWECPWWTTSAFSRSGRTSRETSPVFRTQRASLCT from the exons gttACCAAGAAACTGGCCGGTGCAGCTGCCAACACAGCTGGGTGGTGCACCAATGTGGGCAACGAGCATGGCCAGGTTCTGGTGTCagtcctgacagcagcagagggcCATGGACTGTGGCCCATGGCGGCTGGTCTTATGAGGCGCTACAGAGAGGCAGGAGTGGCACCTCCTGCCATAATGTATGTGGATCGGGACTGCTGCAGCCCCCACGGACAGTCACAGGTCAGGGCTATGTTCGCTGAGTGGAGAGAGCTTCAGGTGCGCCTGGACATCTGGCACTTCATGCGGCGTTTTGCAGCAGGAGTCACCACTGAGGCTCATCAGCTATATGGAGTATTCATGGCTCGACTGTCCAG GTGCATCTTTCAGCTGATGTTGCTGCTCTTAGGCTGGCCAAGCAGGGGCAGCTTCTGGCCCAGGGAGTTGGTCCAGTCTCTGAGAAGGCCCTGGTCGATGAGATGGACAGTGAGAAGGGGAGGGACACTCTGGGAGTGCCCCTGGTGGACCACGAGCGCATTCAGCAGGTCTGGAAGgaccagcagagagacatcACCTGTATTCAGGACCCAGAGGGCTTCTCTCTGTACCTGA
- the LOC118562568 gene encoding uncharacterized protein LOC118562568 gives MEEAVRGSCELRIYSSAEREAMDRLSRKILKRPLDERYQPPGSYTGELLGMEYLYSQSGRSLTVMDNPEEEDRLVELMDDEAVRDEGFVEEEPEDLTVPVLFAPEHSSVQQASSPSSSAPSTSSRGDPCQLLNQSPLPPPGPSPCSALSSLLYSLLYSLLLCSALLILLCLLLYLLPCSALSSQLEPLVLQASAGSSVADQAPAAVLGPDGIPGLG, from the exons ATGGAGgaagctgtgagaggaagctgtGAGCTGAGGATTTACAGCAGCGCTGAGAGGGAGGCCATGGACCGACTCAGCCGCAAGATCCTCAAGAGGCCCTTGGACGAGCGCTACCAGCCTCCTGGGTCATATACAG GGGAGCTTCTTGGGATGGAGTACCTTTACAGTCAGTCTGGTCGTTCGCTGACTGTAATGGACAACCCAGAGGAAGAGGATCGGCTGGTGGAGCTGATGGATGATGAGGCGGTGCGCGATGAAGGCTTTGTGGAGGAAGAACCCGAGGACCTGACCGTGCCCGTCCTCTTTGCTCCAGAACACAGCAGCGTCCAGCAGGCCTCCAGCCCCTCTTCCTCTGCACCGTCCACATCCAGCCGAGGAGATCCATGTCAGCTCCTCAACCAgagtcctctgcctcctccaggGCCGTCTCCCTGCAGCGCTCTGTCCAGCCTCCTCTACAGCCTCCTCTACAGCCTCCTCCTGTGCAGCGCCCTGCTgatcctcctctgcctcctcctctacCTCCTCCCCTGCAGCGCTCTGTCCAGCCAACTAGAGCCTCTGGTCCTGCAAGCATCAGCTGGGTCCAGCGTTGCAGACCAGGCCCCT GCTGCAGTCCTCGGACCTGACGGCATACCTGGGCTGGGATAA